The genomic stretch GATCCGACCCGCCAGCCGGGTCTTGCCCACCCCTCCCACGCCGACGAGGGTGAGCATCCGGCCCGCGGAGAGCAGACGCTTGCCCTCCGCCAGTTCGCGCCTGCGGCCGACGAAGCTGGTGAGCTCGAGCGGCAGATTCCCGGCGCGCGTTGTCGCCCCCATATCTTCCCCGCTACCCCCGCCGGGCGATCCCATGACAGGGCGGACGCAAACCCTGGCCCGCCGTCACGGCCACGCCGTCACGTGCGGCCAAGCGCACCTCCACGGCATGCACGTGCGGGGGACCGCCCGGTCAGCCGCCGGAGGGCTGGGGCCGGCAGTCGTGCAGCGCATAGGCGATCGCCTGCTCGACGGTCGTGCAGTTCCGCTCGGCCTCCTGCCGCGCCGCCCGGCACCTCGCCTCCCCGAGGACGTGGCGGACCCGCCGGACACAGCGGTCGTGGAGTTCGGATGTCTGAGGGGAGCGGAACCCGGCGCTCGCCCCGATCGAGCGCCAGATCACCCCGGCGGCGCCCAGCAGCCGCGCGGCCCGGACGAGCTCGTGCCTCGACTCCGCGATCCACGCCAGCAGCTCGATCGTCAGCGAGGCGCCCACGGCGTCATTGAACTCCCACTGGATCGACAGCCCACGGCGGGCCAGGTCGTCGGCCCGCTCGGTGTCGCCTTCGGCCCAGACCTCCAGCCCGTACGCCCACAGTGCGTAGGCGTGCCAGCATCGCTCGCCGAGTTCTTCGCTGAGGGTCAGCGTCCGCTCGGCCAGCGCCTTGCACCGAGCGGTATCGCCCACGTTGGAGTAGGACCTGGCCTGAACGAGCATCGACAGCAGGATGCCATTGGCCTCCTCCAGGCGCTGATGAGCGGCGATCGCCTCCTCGAGGTGGCCGATCGCCTCACTCACGCGTCCCTGGTAGATGGCGTCGATGCCGCGCATCGTGCGCGCGTATGCCTGGGAGACCTCGTCATGCTGCTGCTCGGCCAGCCTCTCGCACTCGCCGAGACAGCGGCCGGCTGCCCGGTGGTCTCCAAGGTTCACCGCCGTCCACGCCGCCACCCACAGCGCGGCCGTGCGCGCCGGGCTGGGCTCGCCGGACAAGCCCAGCGCCCGCTCCAGCCACCAGCGTCCTTCCGTGACGTATCCGCCGACGCACCAGTGGTACCGCAACGCCGCCGTGAGGGCCAGCGCCGGCTCCGGCCCGGCGGGATCGCGCATGCACCACTCCAGCGCGGCCCGCAGGTTGTCGTGGTCGGTACGCAACCGGGCCAGGGCCGCCACCTGCCCCGGACCGCTCCAGCCGGCGTTCATCCGCTCGACCAGGCCGAGGAAATAATCACGGTGCCGGCTCGACAGCCGGTCCATCTCGCCCTGCTCGGCCAGCCTCTCCCGGCCGTAGTCGCGGATCGTCTCCAGCATCCGGTAGCGGACGGAGCCCTTCACCTCCACCCGCATGATGATCGACTGCTTCACCAGCCCGTCGACGAGATCGAGGATCTCCTCCCCGCCCAGATCGGCGTCCACGCAGACGCTTTCTGCGGCGTCCAGGTCGAAACCGCCGGCGAACACCGACAGCCGCGCCCACAGCCGCCGCTCCTGTGGGGTGCACAGCGCGTGGCTCCAGTCGATCGTGGCGCGCAGGGTCTGCTGCCGGGGCAGCGCCGCCGGGTTCCCGCCGGTCAGCAGCGCCAAGCGGTCCTCCAGACGGCTGACCACCTGCTCGATCGACAGCGACGCCAGCCGGGCCGCGGCGAGCTCGATCGCCAGCGGGATCCCCTCCAGCCGGGCGCAGAGTGCCGCGACGGCATGGCGGTTCTCCTTGGTCACGGCGAAGTCCCGCGTGCCGGTCGTGGCCCGGTCGGCCAGCAGGCGCACCGCCTCGCGGCGCATCAGCGCGGCCGTGGGCGGAAGCCGGTCGGGATCGGGCACCGACAGCGGCGGCACCACCAGGACGTGCTCCCCCGGGACGCCCAGCGTCTGCCTGCTGGTGGCGAGGATCCGCAGCCCGGGGACGCTGCGCAACATCGTTTCGGCGAACAGCGCGCACGCCTGGCACAGGTGCTCGCAGTTGTCCAGAACGATGAGCAGCGCCCGGTCGGCGAGGTAACCGGCCAGCTGTTCCTCCGGCGGCCTGCCGGAGCGGTCCTGGATGCCCAGCGTGTCCGCCACGGTCCGGGCCACCAGCGTGCCGTCGCGCAACGCCGCCAGATCGACCACCCACACGCCGTCGCGGAACACCCGCTCGGACCGTGCCGCCACCTCGAGCGCCAGCCGCGTCTTGCCCACGCCGCCCACGCCCGTCAGCGTGACCAACCGGGCGCGGGACAGGGCTCTCGACACCTGAGTGATCTCGCGCCGCCGGCCGACGAAGCTGCTCTCCGCGACGGGGAGGCTCCCCATCGCCCCCTCCCAGGCAAGACGGTCACATCACTGCAAGCGTAGTCCACGCAGGTCACGGCGCCGGAGCGGCCTTGCCGGCCCGGCGGCCGTCGCGCCCGCGCCGGGGTCCGGGAGCGGCCGTGCCACTAGCATGTGCCCGTGAAATACATGCTGATGATCTACG from Nonomuraea polychroma encodes the following:
- a CDS encoding ATP-binding protein; the encoded protein is MGSLPVAESSFVGRRREITQVSRALSRARLVTLTGVGGVGKTRLALEVAARSERVFRDGVWVVDLAALRDGTLVARTVADTLGIQDRSGRPPEEQLAGYLADRALLIVLDNCEHLCQACALFAETMLRSVPGLRILATSRQTLGVPGEHVLVVPPLSVPDPDRLPPTAALMRREAVRLLADRATTGTRDFAVTKENRHAVAALCARLEGIPLAIELAAARLASLSIEQVVSRLEDRLALLTGGNPAALPRQQTLRATIDWSHALCTPQERRLWARLSVFAGGFDLDAAESVCVDADLGGEEILDLVDGLVKQSIIMRVEVKGSVRYRMLETIRDYGRERLAEQGEMDRLSSRHRDYFLGLVERMNAGWSGPGQVAALARLRTDHDNLRAALEWCMRDPAGPEPALALTAALRYHWCVGGYVTEGRWWLERALGLSGEPSPARTAALWVAAWTAVNLGDHRAAGRCLGECERLAEQQHDEVSQAYARTMRGIDAIYQGRVSEAIGHLEEAIAAHQRLEEANGILLSMLVQARSYSNVGDTARCKALAERTLTLSEELGERCWHAYALWAYGLEVWAEGDTERADDLARRGLSIQWEFNDAVGASLTIELLAWIAESRHELVRAARLLGAAGVIWRSIGASAGFRSPQTSELHDRCVRRVRHVLGEARCRAARQEAERNCTTVEQAIAYALHDCRPQPSGG